A region of the Agrobacterium sp. RAC06 genome:
GATCGCCGCGTCGGTATTCAGGTGATCCTTGAGGAAGATCAGTTCGGCCACTTCCTCGACCCGCTCGATCACCTCGCGGTCGCGTCGGAATGTGAGCGCGCCGAAGACGGAGCGGCCCCGCGGAAAGGAGAGTTCGAGGTTTTCGAAGACGGTGAGATCTTCGTAGATCGATGGATTCTGGAACTTGCGACCGACCCCCGCATGCACGATCTCGTGCTCGCGCATTCGGGTGAGCTCGCGCCCATCGAAACGGATCGAACCGGACGTCGCCTTTGTGCGTCCGCAGATGAGGTCGAGGACCGTGGTCTTGCCGGCCCCGTTCGGGCCGATGATCACCCGGATCTCGTTCTCATCGACATAGAGCGAGAGATCGTTCACCGCCTTGAAGCCGTCGAATGACACGGTGAGCGCATCAATGCTGAGGATGAAGTCTCGGGCGGGCTGGGCAGCAACTTGCATGATCGCCTCCATCATTCGGCTGCTTGCGGCTGCGTCAGCGGCGCACGTTTCAGGAAGCCAGGCATCCGACGTGCGAAGAAGGGCTCGACATGGTCCTTGACGAGGCCCGCCAGGCCGTAGGGGAAGGCCATGACGACAGCGATGAACAGACCGCCCATGGCGAACAGCCACAGCTCGGGGAAGCTCTCGGAAAAGGTCGTCTTGGCGGCATTGACGAGAAGCGCGCCATAGATCGCCCCGAACAGCGACAGGCGTCCGCCAACGGCCGCAAAGATCACCATCTCGATGGATGGCACGATGCCGACGAAGGACGGCGACATGAAGCCGACCTGCAGCGTGAACATCGCACCACCGATGGCTGACATCGCGGCGGCCAGGCAAAAGATGAAGATCTTGAAATTGGCAACGTCATAGCCGGAGAAACGAACCCGGTCCTCGCGGTCACGCATGGCAATCAGCAGCCGGCCGAATTTCGAGATGCGGACCGCCTGGGCGAGCAGCAGCACGCCGATCAACAGCACGGCGTTAACGAAGTAGAGGATCAGCTTTGCCTCGTCGGTACGAATATCCCAGCCGAGCAAAGTTCTGAGATCGGTGATCCCGTTGACACCGCCGGTATAGCCCTGCTGGCCGATGATCAGGATGGTGAGGATCGCGGCAACGGCCTGGGTGATGATGGCGAAATAGACCCCACCGACCCGTCGCTTGAACATGGCCGCCCCGATGATGAAGGCGAAAACCGATGGCACCAGGATGATGGCCACAAGCGTGAAGGAGAAAGAATAGAAGGGCGCCCACCACGATGGCAACGCAGTGATCTGGTTCCAATCCATGAAGTCGGGAATACCCGGCGTCGATTGGATCTTCGTCGCTTCAGGCGTGGAGGCCTCAAGCTTCAGGAACATGGCCATGCAGTAGCCGCCGAGGCCGAAGAAGATCCCCTGACCGAGGCTGAGGATGCCGCCATTGCCCCACAGAAGCACGAGGCCGACGGCAACGAAGGCATAGGTCAGATACTTGCCGATCAGATTGAGCCGGAAGATGTCGAAGCCAAGGGGCAGAACCACGAGGAGCAGCGCGGCAAGGATAGCAAAGTAGAGCCATTCCTTGCGGGTAAAGAGAAAGCCGACAGCAGGCATGGGAGGTCTCCTTAGCGGCGGATGTTGAGGGAGAAGAGGCCTTGCGGGCGCAGCATCAGGATGCCCACGACGGTCAGCAGCGTCAGGACCTTGGCCATGGAGCCGCTGAGGAAGAATTCCATCGTTGACTGGGCCTGGGAGATGGTGAAGGCCGAGGCGATGGTGCCGATCAAGCTACCTGCACCGCCAAAGACGACAACGAGGAAGGTATCGACGATGTACAGCTGTCCGGCGGTCGGACCGGTCGAGCCGATCATGGTAAAGGCAGAACCGGCAATGCCGGCGATGCCGCAACCGAGACCGAAGGTCATGCGATCGACTTTCTTTGTATTGATACCGACGGCACCGGCCATGACGCGGTTCTGCACCACGGCGCGCACCCGCTTGCCCCAGGAGGAGCGATACATAAGGAAATAGACGGCGCCCGCGATGATCAGGGTAAGGGCCATGACGAAGAGACCGTTGAGCGGCACCTCGATCGTGTCACTGACGGCAACGGAGCCCATCATCCAGTCGGGCAGGGTCACGCCGACCTCTCGGGCACCAAAGACCGAGCGATAGAGTTGCTGCAGGACGAGCGATAGGCCCCAGGTGGCGAGCAGCGTGTCCAGAGGGCGGCGGTAGAGATGGCGGATCAGCGCCCATTCCACGAACACGCCAAGCGAAAAAGAGGCGGCGAAAGCGAGCGCCATGGCAACGAAGAAGTAGAAGGGGAAAAGCGCGGGCAGATAGGCAGTCACCAAAGTGGAGACGAGATAGGTGACATAGGCGCCAAGGATCATGAACTCCCCATGCGCCATGTTTATTACCCCCATCTGTCCGAAGATGATGGCAAGACCGAGCGCCATCAGCACGAAGACGGAAAACAGGATCAACCCTGTAAAACCCTGCATGGCCAGGATCGAGAAGAATTCACTATAGGTATACTCGCCGATCATTGCGTCACCTCGCATGCCCTCGAAAACGTTCGGGAAAAAGGGGGCCGGCCTGTGCCGGCCCTCCAGGCGGGGAACAATGCTTATTGATAGCCTTCCGGGAACGGGTCCGGCTCCATCAGGTCCGTCGTCTCGTAGACGACGTCGTACTGGCCGTCGGCACGGGCGTGCCCGATGCGGGTCTTGGACCAAAGGTGGTGGTTCTCGTGGACCTTCACATAGCCTTCCGGTGCCGTCGTCAGTTCGATGCCAGGCGAAGCGGCGCGCACCTTGTCGATGTCGAAGGAACCAGCCTTCTCCACCGCCGCCTTCCACAGCCAAGGGCCGAGATAGGCGGCCTGGGTGACGTCGCCGATGACGATGTCGTCGCCCCACATCTTCTTGAACTCGGCGACAAAGGACGTGTTGTTGTCGTTCGGCAGGCTCTGGAAGTATTTCATGGCGGCATAGGCGCCCACCATGTTCTCGCCGCCAATGCCGAGGATCTCGTCCTCGGTGACCGAGATCGTGAGAAGCAGCGGCTTCTCCTTGGTCATATCAATGCCGGCAGCCTTCAGCTGCTTGTAGAACGCAACGTTCGAGCCACCGACGACGATGGCATAGATGACATCGGGCTTCTTCAGCTTGATCTTGTTGATCACCGAATTGAACTGGGTATGCCCGAGCGGGTAGTATTCCTCGCCGACAACTTCGAGGCCGAGTTTCTCGATGTGCTTGCGGGCGATCTTGTTGGACGTGCGCGGCCAGATATAGTCAGAGCCGAGCAGATAGAAGCTCTTTGCGCCCTTCTCCTTTACCACCCAGTCAATGCCAGCGAGAATCTGCTGGGTTGCTTCCTGACCGGTGTAAATGACGTTGGGCGACTGCTCGAGCCCTTCGTAGAATGTCGGATAGTAAAGCATGCCGTTATACTGCTCGAAGACGGGCAGAACAGCCTTGCGCGAAGCCGAGGTCCAGCAACCGAAGACGGCCGCGACCTTGTCCTCAACGAGCAACTTCTTCGCCTTTTCGGCGAAGGTCGGCCAGTCGGAGGCACCGTCTTCCTGGATCACCTCGATCTTGCGACCAAGAATGCCGCCACTGGCATTGATCTGTTCGATGGCGAGCTTTTCAGCTTGAACCGAGCCGGTCTCGGAAATCGCCATGGTGCCGGTAACAGAATGCAGGATGCCCACTTTCACGGTGTCGTCGGTCACAGCCAGGCCAGTGGCATTGACGACTGCAGTGGATGTGTCCTGCGCGAAGATCGGCGTGCTCAGCGCCGTCAACAGCGGGATCGATGCCACGCCTGCAAGCAGGGCTCGGCGACTGATGCTCAGCGGTGGGATTTTGGGGTCGTCAGACATGGCGTGCCTCTTCGTCGTTGTGGAGGGTTGCAGCAGGGCCAGCAGCGAGGGAACCGGCCAACTGGAGGTAACCTCGTCGCAATTGGTGCAACGCAACAATGGAGCGTTTGACGTATACCCACCCGGGTCTTTGTCCCTTAAGGTCGTATCCAGTTGAGGCAATCCGACCGAGAAACAAAGAGAAACCAAGGACCTGCGCTACCCGTCCATTTGACCCGCATCCGTCTTTTGTAGGGTTATGAAAACGCTCGTTCTTTGACTGGTACGAGAATTGCTTCGCGAGAGGGCGTACAGCGCGCGACCGGCCGTCGCCGGTCGCAGGGGGATGAATTGAACCAGGCCGAGCGGATTCCCAGAATTCGGCGGACCTACAACAAGTGGGTCGCCAACCAGACCTTGGAGGATTATGCCCTCCGCTTCACCGCACACGAGGTGCGTCGCTTCTCGCCGGGGCGGATCGCCAATACGGCACTGGGCGCCATTTCATTCCTGGCGCTGGAGGCGATCGGCGGAGCTATAACCCTGAGCTACGGCTTCACCAATGCAACGCTTGCGATTCTGGTCGCATGCTCGGTCATGCTGGTGATCGGCATCCCGATCGCCTACAGCGCCGCCCGTTACGGGGTGGATATCGATCTGCTCACCCGCGGTGCCGGTTTCGGCTATCTCGGCTCCACGGTCACCTCGCTGATCTATGCCTGCTTCACCTTCCTCTTCTTCGCCATTGAGGCCGCCATCATCGCCAAAGCGCTGGAGTTGATTACAGGGCTGCCGCTCTCGATCGGCTATATCGTCAGTGCAGTCGCGATCATTCCGCTGGTCACCCACGGCGTGACGTTCATCAGCCGGTTTCAAGCCTGGTCGCAGCCCTTCTGGGTGGTGCTACAGCTTGCTCCCTTTGTCTTCATAGCATCTCAGGGGCTGCAGCCGGTGCGGGACTGGACCGGTTACACCGGGCTCCTCGGCCCGATGGACCACAGCTTCGATGTTGCGCTTTTTGGTCTCTGCTCGGCCGTGGTCTTCTCGCTGGCCGCACAGATCGGCGAGCAGGTGGACTATCTCCGCTTCCTGCCACGTAAAACCGAAAAGAACCGAATCCAGTGGTGGGTCGCTCTGCTCAGTGCAGGTCCCGGCTGGATCGTGATCGGCGGGCTGAAGATTCTGGCCGGCTCCTTCCTCGCCTTTTACGCCTTCCGCAATGGGGTTGCATTCGAGGATGCATCCGACCCGACGCAGATGTATCTGACCGTGTTCAGCCAAATGCTGGGCTCACCCGAATTTGCGCTCGGCGTCACCGGCATCTTTGTTGTGATCTGCCAGGTCAAGATCAATGTCACGAACACCTATGCAGGCTCCATCGCCTGGTCGAACTTCTTCTCGCGCCTGACCCACAGCCATCCGGGCCGTGTGGTCTGGCTCGTGTTCAACGTGATGATCGGCCTGTTGCTGATGGAATTCGGCATCTACAAGGCGCTGGAGACCGTGCTCGGCCTCTATTCTATTGTTGCGATCGCCTGGACCGCCTCGATCGCCGCCGACCTGATGATCGCAAAGCCTCTCGGCCTGTCGCCACCGATCATCGAATTCAAGCGGGCCCATCTCTACGATATCAATCCGGTTGGCTTCGGCTCGATGACGATCGCCGTGCTCGCGGCCTTCGCCGCCTATGGCGGGCTGATGGGTGAGCTCGCCACCAAGATTTATGTCTACGTCGCACTCGCTTTGCCTTTCCTGCTCGTACCCTTGATTGCGAAGGCGACGGGCGGGCGCTACTACATCGCCAGAACGAGCTGCGTTGAGGCCGACGCCCAGGGGCATACCGGATGTTCGATCTGCGAACTGAAGTTCGACCGGGAGGACATGGCGCATTGCCCAGCCTATTCGGGACCGATCTGCTCACTTTGCTGCTCACTGGACGCACGATGCCACGACATTTGCAAGTCCGATGCGCGGTTCAGCCAGCAGGCGAAGTCACTTGCCCAGTCCTGGCTGCCGGCCGGAGTGGCCGAGGCGGTGAACGGCAGCGTGATGCGCTATCTGGCGCTTTTCTCAGTCGTGAACGCCTTTATGGGCAGCGTCTTCTGGCTCATCCACTTCCAGAGCACGATCGAATCTCCGGATGCTGCGGAACTGATCGGTTTCGAGCTCTGGAAGCTCTACATCATCCTCTTCATCCTGGCCGGCATCGTCACCTGGCTTTTCGTTCTGGCACAGGAGAGCCGTGACTTCGCAGAGGAAGAGGCCAGTCGCCACACCCGCCTGCTCATGGACGAAATCCGGGCGCATGAAGAAACCGACCGGCTGCTGCAGAAGGCGAAGGAGGCGGCGGAATCGGCCAATCTTGCCAAGAGCAAATATGTTGTTGGCCTCAGCCACGAACTACGCACGCCGCTGACCGCGATCCTGGGTTATGCCCAGGTGCTTGAGCGCCAGCAGGGAATGCCGAACATCGTCCACAATGCCGCCCGGACCATCAAGCGCAGCGGCGAGCATCTCGCCGACATGATCGAGGGGTTGCTTGATATCTCCAAGATCGAGGCCGGCAAATTTGAGATCTACCGCCACAAAATCGCGCTCGGTCCGTTCCTCGACCAGATTGTCGATATGTTCAGCCTGCAAGCCCAGGCCAAGGGTATTGGCTTCGAGTTCCGCGCCACCTCCCCCATCCCGGATTATGTGTTCGCCGACGAGAAGCGCCTGCGACAGGTGCTGATCAACATGCTCTCAAACGCCATCAAGTTCACCCATCGCGGGCAGGTCTGCTTCACGCTATCCTATCGCGGCCAAGTGGCCACCTTTGAAATCGAGGATACCGGCGTCGGCATCAAGCAGCAGGATCTGGAGCGGATCTTCCTGCCGTTCGAACGCGCGGAGCAACCACACGGCCAGGCCCAGCCCCCAGGAACGGGGCTTGGGCTCACGATCACGAGACTGTTGGTCGAGATCATGGGCGGAGACCTGAAGCTCGCAAGCCGCCCGGGTAAGGGCACACAGTTCACCATCCGGCTGATGCTCTCCGAGGCGCAAAGGCCTGAGGACATGGTGGCGCCGGCTCTGGCCGTCGCCGGCTATGAGGGACGCCGCCGGATGATCCTGATAGCCGATGACGATACGACCCAGCGGGCGCTGATGGAGGAGGTTCTGACCCCGCTCGGTTTCTCGGTGGTAACGGTGAATGATGGTCCGGCCTGCCTCTCCACGCTCGCTCTCCATCGCCCGGATATTGTCATTCTCGATCTTGCGATGCCCAGCATGTCCGGGTGGGACGTGGCAAAGCGCATCCGCCAACGTTACGGCCGGGATCTTCCCATCCTGATCTTGTCGGCCGATGCCGGAAACGAACGCACAAAGCCCGAATATGCCCCGCTCTTCGATTCCTACCTGATCAAGCCCTTCAATTTCGAAGGACTGTTCGAACGTCTGGCGACCCTCATTCCGCTGACATGGATTCTCGATGACGGCGTTCACGTCGAGGCTTCCCAACGACCTTCTTTCACGCTGGAGGAACTGCCCGAGCCGCGCAAGCTACAGCAGCTCAAAACTCTGGGCGAGACAGGCTTCGTCCGTTCGATAGAAGCGATGCTCAACGATCTGGAAATCTCCACCCCTGGAACAGAGCGCTTCTGCAGGCATATGCGCCAACTGGCCACGAACTATCGCCTCCGCGAGTTCCTGGCGATTATTGAGGATACCAAGAGCCATGCCTGACGCATTCGATGGCAACCGTGTTCTGATTGTAGACGATTCCAGCGAGGCGCTCGCCATGCTCTCGGACGCCCTCAGCCTTGAGGGCCTTGAGGTGCACACCTCAAGCAGCGGAAGATCAGCCATTTCCATGGCCAATTTCAAAGTGCCTGACATCGTCTTGATGGACGCGATGATGCCTGGACTGGACGGTTTCGAGACCTGCAGGATTCTGAAGGCGGCCCGCGGCTTCGAAGATCTGCCGGTAATCTTCATGACCGGGTATAACGAGAATGAGCATGTCGTGAAGGCGCTTGCATCAGGCGGCGTCGACTTTGTCGTCAAGCCGATCCGGCTCGATCAGCTCTTTGCCCGCATGCGTGTCCATCTGAGCAATTCTAAGCGCGCGCGGTCGGCCCGTCATGCTCTCGATTCTACGGGGCGCTGGATTGTCGCTTGCGACACGAACGGGCTGATCGCCTGGTCGACACCCCAGGCATCGGATCTCTTGGCCAAGGTTGGTATACGGGCAGACACCAACAGCTATCTGCCGCTCGAAATCCTCTCCTGGCTGGCGGACGGCGCTTGCAATGATGTTGGCGGCAATCCGAACGTCTTTCATTACGCGCGGCTTGGCCACGACATTGAGTTTCGGCGCCTTTCGGACAGCGGGGACGACGAGATTTTGCTGCGGCTTGTCGACCGTCGTCGCGGCGCCGACGAGGAACAGCTTGCAAGGGCCTTCGGCGTGACACTGCGTGAGGCGGAGGTTCTCCTATGGGTGGCCCACGGAAAGTCAAACAAGGAAATTGCAGATATCCTGGACATGTCACCGCGCACCGTAAACAAGCACATGGAGCAGATCTTCAACAAACTGGCCGTTGAGAAGCGGACCTCCGCCGCCACTCTGGCCGTGCGAGTGCTGTGGCGGGAATGATGAAAGAGCAACCATGAGTGCCATCAAACTGGCCCGCTGCCGGTTTCAAGGACATCGGGCTAAAGCGTTCCTGCTGAACCCGGAGAGCAGGAATTCAAAGATGAATACTCACCCCGTGAGTCCAAGCTTGAAGCCGTGACGTTGCCGCGAGAACCTGGGGTCAGTGTTGCGCAGACCTCATGAACCTGATGTTCAAAAGGTGACCCGCGTTTCAGTCAACCACTGCCATCTGGCTCGACAAGTTGTCCGGCGTGTGGATAGTGTGAGGCCAGGCGGCTGGGAGGCGAGCCGAACGCAGATCAGTGAAAGCCGCAGTATCGATCGCTCGTGCCATCGCATGAGCGATGCATAGGAATGTCCGAAGGTTGCAAAGACAGCTATGACGGAACTCACCACATCGTTCAGCTATAGCCCGGTCCTCGTCGCCCTTTCAGTGGTGGTGGCAATTCAGGCGGGATACGTCGGCATCAGTCTCGCGCTTCTCATACCAGCCGCCTTTGCCAACCGACGCCGCCTCCTGATCGCAGGCTCGGCGATGACGCTCTCAGTCGGCATCTGGAGCATGCATTTCATCGGCATGCTGGCGATCACCACCGCCGTCGCGATCGACTATGCCGTCGTACCCACGCTTCTCTCATTCCTCATTTGCTGTCTTGTCACGGGCGTCGCGATCTACCTTGCGAGCCTGCGATCGCAGCGCCTTCTAGTGATCGCCGCACTGCTCATGGGCATTGGCATCACCACAATGCACTATGTCGGCATGACGGCCGTGCATTCGGTATTTCATCTCACACACGATCCCGCCTACGCTCTGGCCAGTATAGCGATTGCCATCGCTGCGTCCGGCCTTGCGCTCTGGCTCGCCTTTTCCGCCGACAGGCGACCGCCACTGTTTCTCTGTGCCGTGGTGCTCGGCTGCGCAGTATCGGGTATGCACTATATGGCGATGGCAGGAACGACACTGCATCTGGCCGCTGCAGAGGTGGCAAACACGACATCCTTGATGTCCGGCGACATACTGGCAGCCATTGTGAGCGTGGTCGCCTGTAGCATCTCGGCCGTGTTCATGCTGGCGCTGGTCCCAACAGAGCCGAAAGATACGCGCGGCGAGAACGCCTGGAACGCGGCACATGCTGTGCCAGACGCGCGCCCACCGGAAGGCCCCCAATCGGACATTACCCCAACGATCTCGCTAAATCCGGCCGAGCAGCACCTCATGCAGACCGCGACCGAACCCGGCCCGGTGGTGGCCGCAGTCGCTGCGTCGCCTGCCCCAATTCTGTCCGCAGACGATCTCCTGCTGCCGATCGAAAGGAACGGCAAGCGTTTTCACATTGCAGCAGATGACATCGTTTCGGTTCATTCCAACGCGCATTACACCTATATCTTCAACGGTCGTGACGACCTTTTCTGCCCACTGTCGATCTCCGACATCGCAGCGCGCCTGCCCGAGACGATTTTTTCCCGGGTCCATCGCAGCTATATCGTGAACCTCTTATTCGTTGTCCGCATCAAGAAGACCGGTGACTCGGGCGTGGTCGAACTGGATACGCCGATCAGGCGTACGGTGCCTGTCAGTCGGTCGAGGCTGACAGGCTTTCGGTCTGAGCTCGCCGCCTTCAAAGCATCGAGAAGCGGCACCACCCCCGACTGTCGTTAGGTCAATTCTCCTGCCGCATTTCGTGCGCAACTCGCTGCATTTCGTGCAAATGGAGGCGTTTTGGTGTGCTTGCCATTGTTTGGCGGCAACATTCATCGCCTGCTGTGCTGACTCGTCAGAGGCCAAGGAGGTTCGGCCTTTAATGATGCGAGACGAAGCTTTGGGAGGAGCGACGGATGATACCTGGCACGTTCGATTACCATCGGCCAACG
Encoded here:
- the urtD gene encoding urea ABC transporter ATP-binding protein UrtD, whose protein sequence is MQVAAQPARDFILSIDALTVSFDGFKAVNDLSLYVDENEIRVIIGPNGAGKTTVLDLICGRTKATSGSIRFDGRELTRMREHEIVHAGVGRKFQNPSIYEDLTVFENLELSFPRGRSVFGALTFRRDREVIERVEEVAELIFLKDHLNTDAAILSHGQKQWLEIGMLLIQKPRLLMLDEPVAGMSVAERIKTAELLNTITKNQSVIVIEHDMKFVEDIAHRVTVLHQGKVLSEGSMERVKNDPRVIEVYLGH
- the urtC gene encoding urea ABC transporter permease subunit UrtC codes for the protein MPAVGFLFTRKEWLYFAILAALLLVVLPLGFDIFRLNLIGKYLTYAFVAVGLVLLWGNGGILSLGQGIFFGLGGYCMAMFLKLEASTPEATKIQSTPGIPDFMDWNQITALPSWWAPFYSFSFTLVAIILVPSVFAFIIGAAMFKRRVGGVYFAIITQAVAAILTILIIGQQGYTGGVNGITDLRTLLGWDIRTDEAKLILYFVNAVLLIGVLLLAQAVRISKFGRLLIAMRDREDRVRFSGYDVANFKIFIFCLAAAMSAIGGAMFTLQVGFMSPSFVGIVPSIEMVIFAAVGGRLSLFGAIYGALLVNAAKTTFSESFPELWLFAMGGLFIAVVMAFPYGLAGLVKDHVEPFFARRMPGFLKRAPLTQPQAAE
- the urtB gene encoding urea ABC transporter permease subunit UrtB; translated protein: MIGEYTYSEFFSILAMQGFTGLILFSVFVLMALGLAIIFGQMGVINMAHGEFMILGAYVTYLVSTLVTAYLPALFPFYFFVAMALAFAASFSLGVFVEWALIRHLYRRPLDTLLATWGLSLVLQQLYRSVFGAREVGVTLPDWMMGSVAVSDTIEVPLNGLFVMALTLIIAGAVYFLMYRSSWGKRVRAVVQNRVMAGAVGINTKKVDRMTFGLGCGIAGIAGSAFTMIGSTGPTAGQLYIVDTFLVVVFGGAGSLIGTIASAFTISQAQSTMEFFLSGSMAKVLTLLTVVGILMLRPQGLFSLNIRR
- the urtA gene encoding urea ABC transporter substrate-binding protein, whose product is MSDDPKIPPLSISRRALLAGVASIPLLTALSTPIFAQDTSTAVVNATGLAVTDDTVKVGILHSVTGTMAISETGSVQAEKLAIEQINASGGILGRKIEVIQEDGASDWPTFAEKAKKLLVEDKVAAVFGCWTSASRKAVLPVFEQYNGMLYYPTFYEGLEQSPNVIYTGQEATQQILAGIDWVVKEKGAKSFYLLGSDYIWPRTSNKIARKHIEKLGLEVVGEEYYPLGHTQFNSVINKIKLKKPDVIYAIVVGGSNVAFYKQLKAAGIDMTKEKPLLLTISVTEDEILGIGGENMVGAYAAMKYFQSLPNDNNTSFVAEFKKMWGDDIVIGDVTQAAYLGPWLWKAAVEKAGSFDIDKVRAASPGIELTTAPEGYVKVHENHHLWSKTRIGHARADGQYDVVYETTDLMEPDPFPEGYQ
- a CDS encoding hybrid sensor histidine kinase/response regulator; amino-acid sequence: MNQAERIPRIRRTYNKWVANQTLEDYALRFTAHEVRRFSPGRIANTALGAISFLALEAIGGAITLSYGFTNATLAILVACSVMLVIGIPIAYSAARYGVDIDLLTRGAGFGYLGSTVTSLIYACFTFLFFAIEAAIIAKALELITGLPLSIGYIVSAVAIIPLVTHGVTFISRFQAWSQPFWVVLQLAPFVFIASQGLQPVRDWTGYTGLLGPMDHSFDVALFGLCSAVVFSLAAQIGEQVDYLRFLPRKTEKNRIQWWVALLSAGPGWIVIGGLKILAGSFLAFYAFRNGVAFEDASDPTQMYLTVFSQMLGSPEFALGVTGIFVVICQVKINVTNTYAGSIAWSNFFSRLTHSHPGRVVWLVFNVMIGLLLMEFGIYKALETVLGLYSIVAIAWTASIAADLMIAKPLGLSPPIIEFKRAHLYDINPVGFGSMTIAVLAAFAAYGGLMGELATKIYVYVALALPFLLVPLIAKATGGRYYIARTSCVEADAQGHTGCSICELKFDREDMAHCPAYSGPICSLCCSLDARCHDICKSDARFSQQAKSLAQSWLPAGVAEAVNGSVMRYLALFSVVNAFMGSVFWLIHFQSTIESPDAAELIGFELWKLYIILFILAGIVTWLFVLAQESRDFAEEEASRHTRLLMDEIRAHEETDRLLQKAKEAAESANLAKSKYVVGLSHELRTPLTAILGYAQVLERQQGMPNIVHNAARTIKRSGEHLADMIEGLLDISKIEAGKFEIYRHKIALGPFLDQIVDMFSLQAQAKGIGFEFRATSPIPDYVFADEKRLRQVLINMLSNAIKFTHRGQVCFTLSYRGQVATFEIEDTGVGIKQQDLERIFLPFERAEQPHGQAQPPGTGLGLTITRLLVEIMGGDLKLASRPGKGTQFTIRLMLSEAQRPEDMVAPALAVAGYEGRRRMILIADDDTTQRALMEEVLTPLGFSVVTVNDGPACLSTLALHRPDIVILDLAMPSMSGWDVAKRIRQRYGRDLPILILSADAGNERTKPEYAPLFDSYLIKPFNFEGLFERLATLIPLTWILDDGVHVEASQRPSFTLEELPEPRKLQQLKTLGETGFVRSIEAMLNDLEISTPGTERFCRHMRQLATNYRLREFLAIIEDTKSHA
- a CDS encoding response regulator transcription factor → MPDAFDGNRVLIVDDSSEALAMLSDALSLEGLEVHTSSSGRSAISMANFKVPDIVLMDAMMPGLDGFETCRILKAARGFEDLPVIFMTGYNENEHVVKALASGGVDFVVKPIRLDQLFARMRVHLSNSKRARSARHALDSTGRWIVACDTNGLIAWSTPQASDLLAKVGIRADTNSYLPLEILSWLADGACNDVGGNPNVFHYARLGHDIEFRRLSDSGDDEILLRLVDRRRGADEEQLARAFGVTLREAEVLLWVAHGKSNKEIADILDMSPRTVNKHMEQIFNKLAVEKRTSAATLAVRVLWRE
- a CDS encoding MHYT domain-containing protein, translating into MTELTTSFSYSPVLVALSVVVAIQAGYVGISLALLIPAAFANRRRLLIAGSAMTLSVGIWSMHFIGMLAITTAVAIDYAVVPTLLSFLICCLVTGVAIYLASLRSQRLLVIAALLMGIGITTMHYVGMTAVHSVFHLTHDPAYALASIAIAIAASGLALWLAFSADRRPPLFLCAVVLGCAVSGMHYMAMAGTTLHLAAAEVANTTSLMSGDILAAIVSVVACSISAVFMLALVPTEPKDTRGENAWNAAHAVPDARPPEGPQSDITPTISLNPAEQHLMQTATEPGPVVAAVAASPAPILSADDLLLPIERNGKRFHIAADDIVSVHSNAHYTYIFNGRDDLFCPLSISDIAARLPETIFSRVHRSYIVNLLFVVRIKKTGDSGVVELDTPIRRTVPVSRSRLTGFRSELAAFKASRSGTTPDCR